A DNA window from Pseudomonas wuhanensis contains the following coding sequences:
- a CDS encoding arginyltransferase, which translates to MTELARLKFYATQPHSCSYLPEEQATTLFLDPSQPMDVHVYADLSEMGFRRSGDHLYRPHCQHCNACVPARIPVAQFTPNRQQKRIVKRNADLQVRPARPKFSEEYFDLYQRYIEQRHADGDMYPPSRDQFSTFLVRDLPFSRFYEFRLEGRLLAVAVTDLLPNGLSAVYTFYEPGEERRSLGRYAILWQIAEAGRLGLEAVYLGYWIKNCKKMSYKTQYRPIELLINQRWVILS; encoded by the coding sequence ATGACCGAGTTGGCGCGTTTGAAGTTCTATGCCACTCAGCCCCACTCTTGCAGTTATCTGCCCGAGGAGCAGGCCACCACGCTGTTCCTCGACCCTAGCCAGCCCATGGATGTGCATGTCTATGCAGACCTGTCGGAAATGGGCTTTCGTCGTAGTGGCGATCATCTCTACCGGCCCCATTGCCAGCATTGCAATGCGTGCGTGCCGGCGCGCATTCCTGTGGCGCAATTTACCCCCAACCGTCAGCAGAAACGCATTGTCAAACGCAATGCAGACTTGCAGGTGCGTCCGGCCAGACCCAAGTTCAGCGAAGAGTACTTCGACCTCTATCAGCGCTACATCGAACAACGTCACGCCGATGGCGATATGTATCCGCCGAGCCGCGACCAGTTTTCGACCTTCCTGGTGCGCGACCTGCCGTTCTCCCGCTTCTATGAATTTCGTCTCGAAGGCCGACTGCTGGCAGTGGCCGTGACCGACTTGCTGCCCAATGGTTTATCGGCGGTCTACACCTTCTACGAGCCCGGCGAGGAGCGTCGCAGCCTGGGGCGTTACGCGATTCTCTGGCAGATCGCCGAAGCCGGGCGCCTGGGACTGGAAGCGGTCTATCTAGGCTACTGGATCAAAAACTGCAAAAAAATGAGCTACAAGACCCAATATCGCCCTATCGAACTGCTGATTAATCAGCGTTGGGTCATCCTGAGCTAG
- the lolA gene encoding outer membrane lipoprotein chaperone LolA: MRLIRMLLLPVLALTTLSVHADDKDVARLTQLLEKSQTLTARFSQLTLDGSGTQLQETAGEMSLQRPGLFYWHTNAPAEQTMVSDGKKVTLWDPDLEQATIKTLDQRLTQTPALLLSGDVSKISQSFDISAKEAGGVIDFTLKPKTKDSLFDSLRLSFRNGLVNDMQMIDSVGQRTNILFTGVKANEPIPASKFKFDIPKGADVIQE, from the coding sequence ATGCGTCTTATCCGCATGCTGTTGCTGCCGGTACTGGCTTTGACCACGCTTTCGGTCCACGCCGATGACAAGGACGTGGCGCGTCTGACTCAACTGCTGGAAAAATCCCAGACCCTGACCGCGCGTTTCTCCCAGCTGACCCTCGATGGCAGCGGCACCCAGTTGCAGGAAACCGCGGGTGAAATGTCCTTGCAGCGCCCGGGCCTGTTCTACTGGCACACCAATGCGCCGGCCGAGCAAACCATGGTATCGGACGGTAAGAAAGTAACCCTGTGGGACCCGGATCTGGAACAGGCCACCATCAAGACCCTCGACCAGCGTCTTACCCAGACCCCGGCACTGCTGCTGTCCGGTGACGTGTCCAAGATCAGCCAGAGCTTCGACATCAGCGCCAAGGAAGCCGGTGGCGTGATCGACTTCACCCTGAAGCCGAAAACCAAGGACTCTCTGTTCGACAGCCTGCGCCTGTCGTTCCGCAATGGTCTGGTCAATGATATGCAGATGATTGACAGTGTCGGTCAGCGCACCAATATCCTGTTCACCGGTGTGAAGGCCAACGAACCGATTCCGGCGTCCAAGTTCAAGTTCGACATTCCCAAGGGTGCCGATGTGATCCAGGAATAA
- the clpA gene encoding ATP-dependent Clp protease ATP-binding subunit ClpA, with product MLNRELEVTLNLAFKEARSKRHEFMTVEHLLLALLDNEAAATVLRACGANLDKLKHDLQEFIDSTTPLIPLHDEDRETQPTLGFQRVLQRAVFHVQSSGKREVTGANVLVAIFSEQESQAVFLLKQQSVARIDVVNYIAHGISKVPGHGDHSEGEQDMQDDEGGESSSSGNPLDAYASNLNELARQGRIDPLVGRELEVERVAQILARRRKNNPLLVGEAGVGKTAIAEGLAKRIVDNQVPDLLANSVVYSLDLGALLAGTKYRGDFEKRFKALLNELKKRPQAILFIDEIHTIIGAGAASGGVMDASNLLKPLLSSGDIRCIGSTTFQEFRGIFEKDRALARRFQKVDVSEPSVEDTIGILRGLKGRFEAHHNIEYSDEALRAAAELASRYINDRHMPDKAIDVIDEAGAYQRLQPIEKRVKRIEVAQVEDIVAKIARIPPKHVTSSDKELLRNLERDLKLTVFGQDAAIDSLSTAIKLSRAGLKSPDKPVGSFLFAGPTGVGKTEAARQLAKALGVELVRFDMSEYMERHTVSRLIGAPPGYVGFDQGGLLTEAITKQPHCVLLLDEIEKAHPEVFNLLLQVMDHGTLTDNNGRKADFRNVIVIMTTNAGAETAARASIGFTYQDHSSDAMEVIKKSFTPEFRNRLDTIIQFGRLSHEVIKSVVDKFLTELQAQLEDKRVLLEVTDAARSWLAAGGYDSAMGARPMARLIQDKIKRPLAEEILFGELAEHGGVVHIDIKDGELTFEFETTAEMA from the coding sequence ATGTTAAACCGCGAGCTCGAAGTCACCCTCAATCTTGCCTTCAAGGAGGCTCGTTCGAAGCGTCATGAATTCATGACCGTCGAACACCTGCTGCTGGCCCTATTGGATAATGAGGCTGCCGCTACCGTTTTGCGTGCCTGCGGCGCAAACCTCGACAAACTCAAGCATGACCTGCAGGAGTTCATCGACTCCACCACGCCATTGATCCCCTTGCATGACGAGGATCGTGAAACCCAGCCAACCCTGGGCTTCCAGCGTGTACTGCAACGTGCTGTCTTTCACGTACAGAGCTCGGGCAAACGCGAAGTGACTGGCGCCAACGTGCTGGTCGCGATCTTCAGTGAGCAAGAGAGTCAGGCAGTGTTTCTGCTGAAACAGCAGAGCGTTGCGCGCATCGATGTCGTCAACTACATCGCCCATGGCATTTCCAAAGTGCCGGGGCATGGCGATCACTCTGAAGGTGAACAAGATATGCAGGACGACGAGGGCGGTGAGTCTTCTTCTTCAGGCAATCCTCTGGATGCTTATGCCAGCAACCTCAACGAACTCGCGCGCCAGGGTCGTATCGATCCGTTGGTAGGCCGTGAGCTGGAGGTCGAGCGCGTCGCGCAGATCCTGGCGCGTCGTCGCAAAAACAATCCGCTGCTGGTGGGCGAGGCGGGCGTGGGTAAAACCGCGATTGCCGAAGGCCTGGCCAAACGCATTGTTGATAACCAGGTGCCGGACCTGCTGGCCAACAGCGTGGTGTATTCCCTCGATCTGGGGGCCTTGCTGGCCGGAACCAAATACCGCGGCGATTTCGAGAAGCGTTTCAAGGCGCTGCTCAATGAGCTGAAAAAACGTCCGCAGGCGATCCTGTTCATCGACGAGATCCACACCATCATCGGTGCGGGCGCTGCGTCCGGTGGCGTCATGGATGCTTCGAACCTGCTCAAGCCGTTGCTGTCTTCGGGCGATATTCGCTGCATCGGTTCGACCACGTTCCAGGAATTCCGTGGGATCTTCGAGAAGGACCGTGCTCTGGCTCGGCGCTTCCAGAAGGTCGATGTGTCGGAACCTTCGGTGGAAGACACCATTGGCATCCTGCGTGGCCTGAAGGGGCGTTTCGAAGCGCACCACAACATCGAATACAGCGATGAAGCCCTGCGCGCTGCTGCTGAACTGGCCTCGCGTTACATCAATGACCGGCACATGCCGGACAAGGCCATCGACGTCATCGACGAGGCGGGTGCGTATCAGCGTCTGCAGCCGATCGAGAAGCGCGTGAAGCGCATCGAAGTGGCTCAGGTCGAGGACATTGTCGCGAAAATCGCGCGAATTCCGCCAAAGCACGTCACCAGTTCCGACAAAGAGCTGCTGCGTAACCTTGAGCGTGACCTGAAGCTCACGGTATTTGGTCAGGATGCCGCGATCGACTCGCTGTCGACCGCGATCAAACTGTCCCGTGCCGGCCTCAAGTCGCCTGACAAGCCCGTCGGTTCGTTCCTGTTCGCAGGGCCGACCGGTGTTGGTAAAACCGAAGCCGCGCGGCAACTGGCCAAGGCGTTGGGGGTCGAGCTGGTTCGCTTCGACATGTCCGAGTACATGGAGCGCCACACCGTATCGCGTCTGATCGGTGCGCCTCCAGGCTATGTCGGGTTCGATCAGGGCGGTCTGCTGACCGAAGCCATCACCAAGCAGCCTCACTGCGTGCTGTTGCTCGATGAAATCGAGAAGGCGCATCCGGAAGTCTTCAACCTGCTGTTGCAGGTCATGGACCACGGTACGCTGACCGATAACAACGGGCGCAAGGCGGACTTCCGTAACGTGATCGTCATCATGACGACCAACGCCGGTGCCGAGACCGCAGCGCGTGCTTCGATCGGTTTCACCTATCAGGACCATTCGTCCGATGCGATGGAAGTGATCAAGAAGAGCTTCACGCCGGAATTCCGTAACCGTCTGGACACCATTATCCAGTTTGGTCGCCTCAGCCATGAGGTCATCAAAAGCGTGGTGGACAAGTTCCTTACCGAACTTCAGGCGCAGCTGGAAGACAAGCGTGTGCTGCTGGAAGTCACCGACGCTGCTCGCAGCTGGCTGGCGGCCGGTGGTTACGACTCAGCAATGGGCGCTCGTCCAATGGCGCGTTTGATCCAGGACAAGATCAAGCGTCCGCTGGCGGAGGAGATTCTCTTTGGTGAACTGGCCGAACATGGCGGTGTGGTACACATCGACATCAAGGACGGCGAGCTGACCTTCGAGTTCGAGACCACGGCTGAAATGGCCTGA
- the infA gene encoding translation initiation factor IF-1, which produces MSKEDSFEMEGTVVDTLPNTMFRVELENGHVVTAHISGKMRKNYIRILTGDKVRVELTPYDLSKGRITYRAR; this is translated from the coding sequence ATGTCGAAAGAAGACAGCTTCGAAATGGAAGGCACTGTCGTCGACACCCTGCCCAACACCATGTTTCGTGTGGAGTTGGAAAATGGGCACGTCGTAACCGCGCATATTTCCGGCAAGATGCGCAAGAACTACATCCGTATTCTTACCGGCGACAAAGTGCGCGTCGAGCTGACGCCCTATGACTTGAGCAAAGGGCGCATCACCTACCGCGCTCGCTAA
- the clpS gene encoding ATP-dependent Clp protease adapter ClpS gives MHAISQIRLTFNQDRPDLHDDDSAGIAVQEAKPALQAPPMYKVVLFNDDYTPMDFVVEVLEVFFNLNRELATKVMLAVHTEGRAVCGVFTRDIAETKAMQVNQYARESQHPLLCEIEKDG, from the coding sequence ATGCATGCAATCAGCCAGATTCGACTAACATTCAATCAGGATCGCCCTGATTTACACGACGACGATTCCGCAGGCATTGCTGTTCAGGAGGCTAAGCCTGCTTTACAGGCGCCGCCTATGTACAAGGTGGTTTTGTTCAACGATGACTACACACCGATGGATTTCGTCGTCGAAGTGCTCGAGGTGTTTTTTAACCTGAATCGCGAGCTGGCGACCAAGGTCATGCTGGCCGTTCATACAGAAGGACGGGCAGTATGTGGAGTGTTTACCCGCGACATCGCCGAGACCAAGGCCATGCAGGTCAACCAGTACGCCAGGGAAAGCCAGCATCCGCTACTCTGTGAAATCGAGAAGGACGGTTAA
- the trxB gene encoding thioredoxin-disulfide reductase: MTEAKHSRLIILGSGPAGYSAAVYAARANLKPVVITGIQAGGQLTTTVEVDNWPGDVEGLTGPVLMERMQKHAERFDTEIVYDHIHTAKLQQRPFELIGDSGTYTCDALIIATGASAQYLGLPSEEAFAGKGVSACATCDGFFYRNQVVAVVGGGNTAVEEALYLSNIAKEVHLIHRRDKLRSEKILQDKLFEKAANGNIRLHWNQNLDEVLGDASGVTGARLRHSHTGETNELSLAGVFIAIGHKPNTDLFQGQLKMRDGYLLIKGGSEGDATATDIEGVFAAGDVADHIYRQAVTSAGAGCMAALDAEKYLDDIPTV; this comes from the coding sequence ATGACTGAAGCGAAGCATTCCCGCCTGATCATTCTGGGTTCCGGCCCTGCCGGTTACAGCGCAGCCGTTTATGCCGCTCGCGCCAACCTCAAACCCGTTGTCATCACCGGCATACAGGCAGGTGGCCAGCTGACCACCACCGTCGAAGTCGACAACTGGCCTGGCGACGTCGAAGGCCTGACCGGCCCGGTGCTGATGGAACGCATGCAAAAACACGCCGAACGCTTCGACACAGAGATCGTTTACGACCACATCCATACGGCCAAGTTGCAACAGCGCCCGTTCGAGCTGATTGGCGACAGCGGCACCTACACCTGCGATGCGCTGATTATCGCCACCGGTGCTTCGGCGCAATACCTGGGGCTGCCATCGGAAGAAGCCTTTGCCGGCAAAGGGGTTTCGGCCTGCGCCACCTGCGATGGCTTCTTCTACCGTAACCAGGTGGTCGCGGTGGTCGGTGGAGGTAACACGGCCGTTGAAGAAGCGCTGTACCTGTCGAACATCGCCAAGGAAGTCCACCTGATTCACCGTCGCGACAAACTGCGCTCGGAGAAGATCCTCCAGGACAAGCTCTTCGAAAAAGCCGCCAACGGCAATATCCGCCTGCACTGGAACCAGAATCTTGACGAAGTGCTGGGCGACGCCAGCGGCGTGACCGGCGCCCGCCTGCGGCACAGCCATACGGGCGAAACCAATGAATTGTCGCTGGCCGGTGTATTCATCGCCATCGGCCACAAGCCCAACACCGACCTGTTCCAGGGCCAGCTGAAAATGCGTGACGGCTACCTGCTGATCAAAGGCGGCAGCGAAGGTGACGCCACTGCCACCGACATCGAAGGTGTGTTCGCCGCCGGTGACGTGGCCGATCATATTTACCGCCAGGCGGTGACCTCCGCCGGGGCCGGCTGCATGGCCGCGCTGGACGCCGAGAAGTATCTCGATGACATCCCCACCGTTTGA
- the aat gene encoding leucyl/phenylalanyl-tRNA--protein transferase, whose product MLTWLQRNTLTFPPLEKAMRDPNGLLAAGGDLSADRLIQAYRHGCFPWFSEGQPILWWSPDPRTVLFPDELHVSRSLNKLLRQQRYQVTFDRDFAAVIRACAAPREYADGTWITQAMQDAYVELHRRGYAHSVEVWDDGVLVGGLYGLAMGQLFFGESMFSRADNASKYGFATLVRHLKDSGFVLIDCQMPTDHLHSLGARAIPRREFAGYLARHLDQPGRSNWVC is encoded by the coding sequence ATGCTGACTTGGTTACAACGCAATACCCTGACCTTCCCGCCGCTGGAAAAAGCCATGCGCGACCCCAACGGGCTGCTGGCCGCGGGCGGCGATCTGTCTGCCGATCGTCTGATTCAAGCCTATCGTCACGGCTGCTTTCCGTGGTTTTCGGAGGGCCAGCCGATTCTCTGGTGGTCGCCGGATCCGCGCACGGTTTTGTTTCCCGACGAACTGCATGTCTCCCGCAGCTTGAACAAACTGCTGCGCCAGCAGCGCTATCAAGTGACCTTCGATCGGGATTTTGCCGCGGTCATCCGCGCCTGCGCCGCACCGCGCGAGTACGCTGACGGCACCTGGATCACCCAAGCGATGCAGGATGCCTATGTCGAACTGCACAGGCGTGGTTACGCCCATTCGGTGGAAGTCTGGGACGATGGCGTGCTGGTCGGCGGGCTCTACGGCCTGGCTATGGGGCAGCTGTTTTTCGGCGAATCGATGTTCAGCCGCGCCGACAACGCCTCCAAATATGGCTTCGCCACACTGGTGCGGCATCTGAAGGACTCAGGTTTTGTGCTGATTGATTGCCAGATGCCTACCGATCATCTGCACAGTCTGGGTGCCCGAGCGATTCCTCGCCGCGAATTTGCTGGCTATCTTGCGCGGCACCTGGATCAACCGGGGCGCTCCAACTGGGTTTGCTGA
- a CDS encoding DNA translocase FtsK, with the protein MKKSTAAPKTVVPLWRQQLHYRLKEGALIAIGALCLFLMMALLTYGKDDPGWSHNSKIDDVQNFGGPAGSYSADILFMVLGYFAYIFPLLLAIKAYQIFRQRHEPWQWSGWLFSWRLIGLVFLVLSGAALAHIHFHAATGLPAGAGGALGESLGDLARNALNIQGSTLLFIALFLFGLTVFTDLSWFKVMDVTGKITLDLFELFQGAANRWWAARVERKQLVAQLREVDDRVHDVVAPTVTDKREQAKVKERLIEREQALSKHMSEREKQVPPVIAPAPPKPAAPSKRVEKEKQAPLFVDSAVEGTLPPISILDPAEKKQLNYSPESLAAVGHLLEIKLKEFGVEVSVDSIHPGPVITRYEIQPAAGVKVSRISNLAKDLARSLAVTSVRVVEVIPGKTTVGIEIPNEDRQIVRFSEVLSTPEYDNFKSPVTLALGHDIGGKPVITDLAKMPHLLVAGTTGSGKSVGVNAMILSILFKSGPEDAKLIMIDPKMLELSIYEGIPHLLCPVVTDMKDAANALRWSVAEMERRYKLMAKMGVRNLSGFNAKVKEAQDAGEPLSDPLYKRESIHDEAPLLQKLPTIVVVVDEFADMMMIVGKKVEELIARIAQKARAAGIHLILATQRPSVDVITGLIKANIPTRMAFQVSSKIDSRTIIDQGGAEQLLGHGDMLYMPPGTSLPIRVHGAFVSDDEVHRVVEAWKLRGAPEYNDDILAGVEEAGSGFENGGGGGDDDAETDALYDEAVQFVLESRRASISAVQRKLKIGYNRAARMIEAMEMAGVVTSMNTNGSREVLAPGPVRD; encoded by the coding sequence TTGAAGAAATCCACCGCAGCACCTAAAACAGTCGTCCCGCTCTGGCGCCAGCAATTGCACTACCGGCTCAAGGAAGGTGCATTGATCGCCATCGGCGCCTTGTGCCTGTTCCTGATGATGGCTTTGTTGACCTACGGCAAAGACGATCCGGGCTGGAGCCATAACAGCAAGATCGACGATGTACAGAACTTCGGCGGGCCTGCCGGCTCTTACAGCGCCGACATCCTGTTCATGGTCCTGGGTTACTTCGCCTACATTTTCCCGTTGCTGCTGGCGATCAAGGCGTATCAGATATTTCGCCAGCGCCACGAACCGTGGCAGTGGAGCGGCTGGCTGTTCTCCTGGCGCCTGATCGGCCTGGTGTTTCTGGTGCTGTCGGGTGCGGCGCTGGCCCACATCCATTTCCATGCGGCGACCGGTCTGCCGGCCGGCGCGGGTGGCGCTTTGGGCGAAAGCCTTGGCGATCTGGCCAGGAACGCGCTGAACATCCAGGGCAGCACGCTGTTGTTCATCGCGCTGTTCCTGTTCGGCCTGACAGTGTTCACCGACCTGTCGTGGTTCAAGGTGATGGACGTCACCGGCAAGATCACCCTCGATCTTTTCGAACTGTTTCAGGGCGCGGCCAATCGCTGGTGGGCGGCCCGTGTCGAACGCAAGCAACTGGTCGCCCAACTGCGTGAGGTGGACGATCGCGTGCATGACGTGGTCGCGCCGACCGTCACCGACAAACGCGAGCAGGCCAAGGTCAAGGAGCGCCTGATCGAGCGCGAGCAGGCCCTGAGCAAGCACATGTCCGAGCGCGAGAAACAGGTGCCGCCGGTGATTGCCCCCGCGCCACCCAAACCGGCCGCCCCGAGCAAACGCGTGGAAAAAGAGAAACAGGCGCCGTTGTTCGTCGACAGCGCCGTGGAAGGCACCTTGCCGCCGATCTCGATTCTCGACCCCGCGGAAAAGAAACAACTCAATTATTCGCCTGAATCCCTGGCGGCCGTCGGCCACTTGCTGGAAATCAAGCTCAAGGAATTCGGCGTCGAAGTCTCGGTGGATTCGATTCATCCAGGGCCGGTCATTACCCGTTACGAAATCCAGCCAGCAGCCGGGGTCAAAGTCAGCCGTATCTCCAACCTGGCGAAAGACCTGGCCCGTTCCCTGGCCGTGACCAGTGTGCGTGTCGTGGAAGTGATTCCGGGCAAGACCACCGTCGGTATCGAGATCCCTAACGAAGACCGGCAGATCGTGCGGTTCTCCGAGGTCTTGTCGACCCCCGAGTACGATAACTTCAAGTCCCCGGTCACCCTGGCCCTGGGTCATGATATCGGCGGCAAACCGGTCATCACCGACCTTGCGAAAATGCCGCATTTGCTGGTGGCCGGTACGACCGGTTCCGGTAAGTCGGTGGGTGTGAACGCGATGATCCTGTCCATTCTGTTCAAGTCTGGCCCGGAAGACGCCAAGCTGATCATGATCGACCCGAAAATGCTTGAACTGTCGATCTACGAAGGCATTCCGCACCTGCTGTGCCCGGTGGTCACCGACATGAAGGACGCCGCCAACGCCTTGCGCTGGAGCGTCGCCGAGATGGAACGGCGCTACAAGCTGATGGCGAAGATGGGCGTGCGTAACCTGTCGGGCTTCAACGCCAAGGTCAAGGAAGCCCAGGACGCCGGCGAGCCGTTGAGCGATCCGCTGTACAAGCGTGAAAGCATCCACGACGAGGCACCACTGCTGCAAAAATTGCCGACCATCGTCGTGGTCGTGGACGAATTCGCCGACATGATGATGATTGTCGGCAAGAAGGTTGAAGAGCTGATCGCCCGTATCGCCCAGAAGGCTCGTGCGGCCGGTATCCACTTGATCCTCGCGACCCAGCGGCCGTCGGTGGACGTGATCACCGGTCTGATCAAGGCGAACATTCCGACCCGTATGGCGTTCCAGGTATCGAGCAAGATCGATTCGCGGACCATCATCGACCAGGGCGGCGCCGAACAACTGCTAGGCCACGGTGATATGTTGTACATGCCGCCGGGCACCAGTTTGCCGATTCGTGTTCACGGCGCGTTCGTGTCCGACGATGAGGTTCACCGGGTGGTTGAAGCCTGGAAACTGCGCGGCGCACCTGAATACAACGATGACATCCTCGCCGGTGTCGAAGAGGCCGGTAGCGGCTTTGAAAACGGCGGCGGTGGCGGTGACGATGATGCCGAAACCGATGCGCTTTACGACGAAGCAGTGCAGTTCGTCCTGGAAAGCCGTCGCGCGTCCATCTCCGCGGTTCAGCGCAAGCTGAAAATCGGCTACAACCGCGCGGCGCGCATGATCGAAGCCATGGAAATGGCCGGGGTCGTGACGTCCATGAACACCAACGGTTCGCGTGAAGTCCTGGCCCCTGGCCCGGTCCGCGACTGA
- the icd gene encoding NADP-dependent isocitrate dehydrogenase, protein MGYKKIQVPAVGDKITVNADHSLNVPNNPIIPFIEGDGIGVDISPVMIKVVDAAVKKAYGGERKISWMEVYAGEKATQVYDQDTWLPQETLDAVKDYVVSIKGPLTTPVGGGIRSLNVALRQQLDLYVCLRPVRWFEGVPSPVKKPGDVDMTIFRENSEDIYAGIEWKAGSPEATKVIKFLKEEMGVTKIRFDENCGIGVKPVSLEGTKRLARKALQYVVDNDRDSLTIVHKGNIMKFTEGAFKEWAYEVAAEEFGATLLDGGPWMQFKNPKTGKNVIVKDAIADAMLQQILLRPAEYDVIATLNLNGDYLSDALAAEVGGIGIAPGANLSDTVAMFEATHGTAPKYAGKDQVNPGSLILSAEMMLRHMGWTEAADLIIKGTNGAISAKTVTYDFERLMEGAKLVSSSGFGDALISHM, encoded by the coding sequence ATGGGATACAAGAAGATTCAGGTTCCAGCCGTCGGCGACAAAATCACCGTCAACGCGGACCATTCTCTCAATGTTCCTAACAACCCGATCATCCCCTTCATTGAAGGTGATGGTATTGGCGTTGATATCAGCCCGGTCATGATCAAGGTTGTCGATGCTGCTGTTAAGAAGGCTTACGGCGGCGAACGCAAAATTTCCTGGATGGAAGTCTACGCCGGGGAGAAAGCGACTCAGGTTTACGATCAGGACACCTGGCTACCTCAGGAAACCCTGGACGCGGTCAAGGATTACGTGGTTTCCATCAAGGGCCCTCTGACCACGCCGGTCGGCGGCGGCATCCGTTCGCTGAACGTGGCCCTGCGCCAGCAACTCGACCTGTATGTGTGCCTGCGTCCGGTGCGCTGGTTCGAAGGCGTACCTAGCCCGGTCAAGAAGCCAGGCGACGTCGACATGACGATCTTCCGCGAAAACTCGGAAGACATTTATGCCGGTATCGAATGGAAGGCCGGTTCGCCGGAAGCGACCAAGGTCATCAAGTTCCTTAAAGAAGAAATGGGCGTCACCAAGATCCGTTTCGACGAAAACTGCGGTATCGGCGTCAAGCCGGTCTCCCTGGAAGGCACCAAGCGTCTGGCGCGCAAGGCCCTGCAGTATGTGGTCGACAACGATCGCGACTCGCTGACCATCGTGCACAAAGGCAACATCATGAAGTTCACCGAAGGTGCCTTCAAGGAATGGGCCTACGAAGTGGCCGCTGAAGAATTCGGCGCGACCCTGCTCGACGGCGGCCCGTGGATGCAGTTCAAGAACCCGAAAACCGGCAAGAACGTCATCGTCAAGGACGCCATCGCCGACGCCATGCTCCAGCAGATCCTGCTGCGCCCGGCCGAGTACGATGTGATCGCGACCCTGAACCTGAACGGCGACTACCTCTCCGACGCCCTGGCGGCCGAAGTGGGCGGTATCGGTATCGCGCCGGGTGCCAACCTGTCCGACACCGTGGCCATGTTCGAAGCGACCCACGGTACTGCGCCGAAATACGCCGGCAAGGACCAGGTCAATCCGGGTTCGTTGATCCTGTCCGCCGAGATGATGCTGCGTCACATGGGCTGGACCGAAGCGGCCGACCTGATCATCAAAGGCACCAACGGCGCGATCTCCGCGAAAACCGTGACCTATGACTTCGAACGTCTGATGGAGGGCGCCAAACTGGTTTCGTCTTCAGGGTTTGGTGATGCGCTGATTTCGCACATGTAA
- a CDS encoding cold shock domain-containing protein, with protein sequence MSVGKVKWFNNAKGFGFINTDAREGRDEDGKEIDFFAHYSAIEMDGYKTLKAGQIVSFEIVQGPKGLHAVKIASATSPNEQTTPALQQEKVPS encoded by the coding sequence ATGTCAGTTGGCAAGGTGAAATGGTTCAACAATGCCAAGGGGTTCGGTTTCATTAACACCGACGCCAGAGAAGGTCGTGACGAGGATGGAAAAGAAATCGATTTCTTTGCCCACTATTCGGCCATTGAGATGGATGGATACAAAACCCTCAAAGCTGGACAGATCGTTAGCTTCGAGATCGTTCAGGGCCCCAAAGGCTTGCATGCAGTAAAGATCGCGTCTGCCACATCCCCGAACGAACAGACCACACCTGCCCTCCAGCAAGAAAAAGTGCCTAGCTGA